The Paenibacillus sp. FSL H7-0357 nucleotide sequence TCTATCATGCTTTACGGAGGTTTTAGCTGCGGTGCTGGAATGCCGGGCCTTCCTTGACAGCGTACCGGACACAAGAACAGGCGCTTCCGTCTCTTTGGGGGGAGATACGGCAGCTTGCTTTCTATTTTTACCTTTGACCGGAGCCTGGCCTTCGCCTTTATATTTTTTCTGGCGGGACTTCACCCGGCTTAAGTCGTCACTCATGATACCCTCCTGTAGCGAATCACCAGACCTGAGAACAGGTCGATGAAGAAATGACATAAAATCGGTGCCCAAATCGTTCCGGAATGGATGTATATATAACCAAGACCGTAGCTGCTGAGGAATACCCACCCGGTCGGAATCCAGTGCCGCAGATAACGTACATGAATAACTGCGAAAAGAATGCTCGTCCAGTAGGGACCCAGTCCATGCTGAATGGCACCGCGGAACAGGAGTTCCTCGCAAACTGAAACAACCGCTGCAATGACTACAATATGCCACAAAGGGCGGTTGCCGAACAACAACTGGTTAATTCCTCCGTCATCCATGCTTTCTTCTGGTACAATATAAGTCAGAATAAAATCCACAATCAGCATAATTCCTGCCAAACCAAGGCCCCAGTACACAAAATTTACACTGTTAGGAAAATTTAATATGTCAAACGGATTTCTTTTCTGCAATAATATCCATATCAAACCGATAAATAAGGTAAGGCCCTGTGTAATGTAGAGATTGATCAGCAGCAGCTTGTCGGTTAACGCTTGAGGATCGGCTTTTTTAATCTTTATGTCACCTAATTTGAATTTTTTCATTGTAACCTGCCTGTTCTATATTGTTTTTACATAAGATAATT carries:
- a CDS encoding CPBP family intramembrane glutamic endopeptidase, encoding MKKFKLGDIKIKKADPQALTDKLLLINLYITQGLTLFIGLIWILLQKRNPFDILNFPNSVNFVYWGLGLAGIMLIVDFILTYIVPEESMDDGGINQLLFGNRPLWHIVVIAAVVSVCEELLFRGAIQHGLGPYWTSILFAVIHVRYLRHWIPTGWVFLSSYGLGYIYIHSGTIWAPILCHFFIDLFSGLVIRYRRVS